Proteins from one Prinia subflava isolate CZ2003 ecotype Zambia chromosome 4, Cam_Psub_1.2, whole genome shotgun sequence genomic window:
- the LRRC17 gene encoding leucine-rich repeat-containing protein 17, with product MQVVTIILLILLCHASDCRRTRNRSLRHNERENILRRASSTVKRNARGLTCDIYTYLHEKYLDCQERKLVFVAPDWPEDIKHMLLARNRIRKLKNNMFSKYKVLKSLDLQQNDISKIESEAFYGLDKLTTLLLQHNQIKILSEEIFIYTPSLNYLRLYDNPWHCSCELETLVTMLQVPTNRNLGNYAKCAHPIELKNQKLKQIKADQLCSEEDRQDPKNIKREKPEPVKPEFDSSLCHMYVFPVTTLNCRRKDLKKVPGNIPPDIAKLDLSNNKIRQLRAKEFEDVSELKILNLNSNGMAYIDPAAFSGLNNLEELDLSNNSLQNFEYGVLEDLYFLKILWLRENPWRCDYNIHYLFYWLKHHYNVHYNGLECKMPEEYKGWSVGKYVRSYYEECPKDKLPIYPETFDLDKDDEEWERHKEQTVQTVKKHGVIVTVIG from the exons ATGCAAGTAGTTACTATTATATTACTTATTCTTCTTTGTCATGCATCTGACTGTAGGAGGACAAGGAATAGGAGTTTGAGACACAATGAAAGGGAAAACATCTTAAGGAGAGCATCTAGCACTGTTAAGCGCAATGCCCGAGGCCTAACATGTGATATTTACACTTATCTTCATGAGAAATACTTAGAttgtcaggaaagaaaattgGTTTTTGTGGCACCTGATTGGCCAGAGGATATAAAACACATGCTCCTAGCAAGAAACAGGATTCGAAAATTAAAGAACAATATGTTTTCCAAGTATAAAGTACTGAAAAGTCTGGATTTACAACAGAATGACATATCAAAAATTGAGAGCGAGGCTTTTTATGGTTTGGATAAACTTACCACACTCTTACTTCAGCATaaccaaattaaaattttatctgaggagatttttatttatacacCTAGTCTAAACTACCTACGTCTCTATGACAATCCCTGGCATTGCAGCTGTGAACTAGAAACTCTTGTTACAATGCTACAGGTTCCAACAAACAGGAATTTGGGAAATTATGCCAAATGTGCACACCCAATAGaactgaaaaatcaaaagctaAAGCAGATAAAAGCTGATCAGCTGTGTAGTGAAGAGGACAGGCAGGATCCCAAAAACATAAAACGGGAGAAGCCTGAACCTGTCAAACCAGAATTTGACTCTTCTTTGTGCCACATGTATGTGTTTCCTGTGACAACTCtgaactgcagaagaaaag aTTTAAAGAAAGTTCCAGGTAACATACCTCCAGATATAGCTAAACTTGATTTGTCCAACAACAAAATTAGACAGCTACGAGCCAAGGAGTTTGAAGATGTCAGTGAACTGAAGATATTAAATCTAAACAGTAATGGAATGGCATACATTGATCCTg CTGCTTTTTCAGGCCTTAATAACTTAGAGGAGCTGGATCTATCAAACAACAGCTTGCAGAATTTTGAATATGGAGTACTGGAAGATCTTTACTTTCTGAAAATACTATGGCTGAGAGAGAATCCTTGGAGATGTGATTACAACATACATTATCTTTTCTACTGGCTGAAGCATCACTACAACGTTCACTACAATGGCCTAGAATGCAAAATGCCTGAGGAATATAAAGGATGGTCTGTTGGAAAATATGTTCGAAGTTATTATGAGGAATGCCCAAAAGACAAGCTTCCCATTTATCCAGAAACTTTTGATCTGGACAAAGATGACGAGGAATGGGAACGACACAAAGAGCAAACAGTTCAGACAGTAAAGAAGCATGGTGTTATTGTCACCGTGATAGGCTAA